One Pseudomonas syringae CC1557 genomic window, CGTGTGCGCGGCTGGCTGAAGAGGCGGGCTATGACGAGGTCAATCTGAATGTCGGCTGTCCGAGTGATCGGGTGCAGAACAACATGATCGGTGCGTGCCTGATGGCGCATCCGGAGTTGGTCGCGGATTGCGTGAAGGCGATGCGCGATGCGGTTGGTATTCCGGTCACGGTCAAGCATCGGATCGGCATCAATGGCCGTGACAGCTATGCCGAGTTGTGTGATTTCGTCGGCAAGGTGCAGGAGGCCGGTTGCCAGAGTTTTACTGTGCATGCGCGCATCGCGATTCTGGAGGGGCTGTCGCCTAAAGAGAATCGCGATATTCCGCCGCTGCGTTATGACCTGGTTGCGCAGTTGAAGACAGACTTTCCTGATCTGGAAATCGTCCTCAACGGCGGCATCAAGACGCTGGAGCAGTGCAGTGAGCATTTGCAGACGTTCGATGGGGTGATGCTGGGCCGCGAGGCTTATCACAACCCGTATCTGTTGGCGCATGTGGATCAGCAGTTGTTCGGCAGCACGGCACCGGTCATCAGCCGTTACGACGCGCTGGAGTTGATGC contains:
- the dusA gene encoding tRNA dihydrouridine(20/20a) synthase DusA; translated protein: MTPESLETPVTIGQPAAMLSRRFSVAPMMDWTDHHCRYFMRLLSKHALLYTEMVTTGALLHGDRERFLRHDETEHPLALQLGGSTATDLAACARLAEEAGYDEVNLNVGCPSDRVQNNMIGACLMAHPELVADCVKAMRDAVGIPVTVKHRIGINGRDSYAELCDFVGKVQEAGCQSFTVHARIAILEGLSPKENRDIPPLRYDLVAQLKTDFPDLEIVLNGGIKTLEQCSEHLQTFDGVMLGREAYHNPYLLAHVDQQLFGSTAPVISRYDALELMRPYIAAHIASGGNMHHVTRHMLGLGLGFPGARRFRQLLSVDIHKAENPMLLLDQAAAFLQGH